In Deltaproteobacteria bacterium, one DNA window encodes the following:
- the casB gene encoding type I-E CRISPR-associated protein Cse2/CasB, which translates to MTTSEKTPEGEFIERIERLDTGELAMLRRGCGERDPVEGRCPWLVGLIHGVASEATSFLVASLLAQYKTADIKTGHHCIKGNFGLTWKRAIAGTDSKSIERRFHILLDADYDPWTGDGDLPYRLRQMVRYAANKAQTHGVDWPMLLTDLKFWNHPEKRVQKRWARSFFGNERPEDAIITSE; encoded by the coding sequence ATGACAACAAGCGAAAAGACCCCCGAAGGAGAATTCATCGAACGTATCGAGAGGCTCGACACCGGTGAACTTGCAATGCTGCGGCGCGGATGCGGTGAACGGGATCCCGTCGAGGGGCGGTGCCCGTGGCTGGTCGGTCTCATTCACGGCGTTGCCAGCGAAGCTACCTCGTTTCTTGTCGCTAGCCTGCTTGCTCAATACAAAACCGCCGACATCAAAACCGGTCATCACTGCATCAAAGGTAACTTCGGCCTGACTTGGAAACGTGCCATTGCTGGAACCGATAGTAAGTCCATCGAACGACGGTTCCACATCCTTCTCGACGCCGATTACGACCCTTGGACCGGCGACGGTGACCTGCCCTACAGACTCCGGCAGATGGTGCGTTACGCGGCGAACAAGGCCCAGACCCACGGAGTTGACTGGCCAATGCTGCTCACCGACCTCAAGTTTTGGAATCATCCAGAGAAGCGCGTTCAAAAAAGATGGGCTCGCAGTTTCTTTGGCAATGAGCGTCCCGAGGACGCCATAATAACATCAGAATAA